The Ralstonia pickettii DTP0602 genome segment TCCTCGATGCCGGCCGCACGCCAGACGGGTTCCGGCGCCTCGACGATAAAGGTCGAAGTGTTGTCGTCGAAACGGTAGGCATGCGCCTGGAACCAGCCGTGCTCGGTCTTCTCAAAGGCAAAGGTAAAGGCGTCGAACAGCTTGTGCGTGCCGAGCCAGACAAAGCGGCACTGGCGTGTGTCGATGTCGGGCTGGAAAGTCTGCGCGTAGCGGGTGCGGATGCGGCTGTTCAGGCCGTCGGAGGCGATCACCAGGTCGGCCTGGTATTGCATCGCCAGCGCCTGGTCGTCGCTGACGTCGGTCTCGAACACCAGCTTTACGTCCAGCGCTTCGCAGCGGGCCTGCAGGATATTGAGCAGGCGCTTGCGGCCGATGCCGATAAAGCCATGGCCGCCGGAGCGGATGGTGCGCCCGGCGATATGGATGTCGATATCGTCCCAGTGATTGAAGGCGGCATTGATCTCGGCGGCGCTGACCGGATCGGCTTCCTTCAGGTTGTCCATGGTGGCGTCGGAGAACACCACACCCCAGCCGAAGGTATCGTACGGCCGGTTGCGCTCGACCACGATGACCTCGTTGGCCGGGTCCTGCAGTTTCATCAGCAGGCCGAAGTACAGTCCGGCCGGGCCGCCGCCAATACAAAGCACTCGCATCGTTTCGTCTCCTGCCGGCCGCGCCGCCATGTAGATCACGTCTAAATATTTTATGCTTCAAATATTAGACTGCATCACGACACATGGCAAGTACGCGATGCGGAGTGCCCGGCAAGACACCCCGCACCCGCCGGGCGCTTCAGACCTTCAGCGCTGACTGGATCTGTTCCAGCGCCCCCGGATCCTCGATCGTGGTCAGGTCGCCGGGGTCGCGCCCTTCCGCTACCGCCTGCATGGCGCGCCGCAGCAACTTGCCGGAGCGCGTCTTGGGCAGCGCGTTGACAAAGAATACGCGCGCTGGCCGCGCCACGGCGCCGAGCTGTTGCTCCACCGTCTTCATCAGGTCGCCTTCCAGCGCCAGCCGGTCCGCCGTCGTTGCCGTGCGCGCGGGATCGCGGGCGATGCAGAACGCCATCGCCACCTGGCCCTTGAGCGCGTCCTGCACGCCCACCACTGCCACCTCGGCCACGGCTGCGTTCGAAGACAGGCTCTCCTCGATCTCGCGCGTGCCCAGCCGGTGTCCGGCCACGTTGATCACATCGTCGGTGCGGCCCAGGATAAAGACGTAGCCGTCCTCGTCGCGCACGCCCCAGTCGAAGGTGGAATAGCACAGGCGGTTCGGCACCGCCTGCCAGTAGGTGCGCACGAAGCGGTCGTCATCGCCCCACACCGTGCTCATGCATCCGGGCGGCAGCGGGCCATCGATGGCGACCACGCCCTTCTGGTTGGACGGGCATTCCTCGCCGGTGTTCTCGTCGACGATCTTCAGGTCGTAGCCATAGGCCGGCACGCCGGGCGAGCCCAGCTTTGGCGGCAGCGGCTCGATGCCGCGCTGGATCGCGAGGATCGGCCAGCCGGACTCCGTCTGCCAGTAGTTGTCGACCACCGGCTTGCCCAGGCCGTCCTGGATCCAGCGGGCGGTGGGCTCGTCCAGCGGCTCGCCGGCCAGGAACAGCAGGCGCAGGCTGGACAAGTCATAGCGCGTGAGCCAGGCCGGGTCCTGCTTCTTCAGCACGCGGATCGCAGTCGGCGCGCTGAACATCAGGTTGACCTTGTACTGCTCAACCAGCCGCCACAGGATGCCGCCGTCAGGGCGGATCGGCGTGCCTTCATACATCAGCGTGGTCATGCCGGCCAGCAGCGGGCCGTAGACGATATAGCTGTGCCCCACCACCCAGCCGATGTCCGAAGCGGTGAACATGGTGTCGCCGGGCTTGCCGCAGAAGATGTATTCCATCGACGTGGCCAGCGCCACCGCGTAGCCACCGGTATCCCGCTGCACGCCCTTGGGCTTGCCGGTGGTGCCGGAGGTGTAGAGCACGTAGGACGGCTCGCTCGATTCCAGCCACACGCACGGCACCTGCTCGCCGGCGACGCGATCGCGCCAGGCGGCGTAGTCTTCGTCGCGACCTTCGGTGCGGGGCATCCCGGCCAACTGGCGGTCCACCAGCAGCACCTTCTCCGGCTGGTGCGAGGACAGCCGGATGGCCTCGTCCAGCAGCGGCTTGTACGGCACCACCTTGCCGCCGCGCGAGCCGGCGTCGGCGCTGATCACCACGCGCGGCTGTGCATCGTCGATGCGCGCCGCCAGGCTGACCGAGGCGAAGCCGCCAAATACCACCGAATGGATCGCGCCGATGCGAGCGCACGCCAGCATCGCGAACGCGGCCTGCGGGATCATCGGCATATAGATCAGCACGCGGTCGCCCTTCTGCACGCCCAGCGCCTGCAGGATCGCGGCCATGCGGTTGACCTCGTCGTGCAGCTCGGCGTACGTGAAGCTGCGGGACTGGTCGGTCTCGGTGGAGATCCAGTGCAGCGCGGGCTGGCTGGCGCGGGCCGCCAGGTGGCGGTCGACCGCGTTGTGGCACAGGTTGGTGCGCCCGCCCACGAACCAGCGCGTAAAGGGCGCGCGGCTGTTGTCGAGAACCTTGTCGAACGGGGTTTCCCAGTCGATGCGCGCCGCCTGTTCGGCCCAGAACCCCTCGGGGTCGGCCAGCGAACGGGCATGCACGGCATGGCTTGCCGTCATGGCTGTCTCCTCCGCGTCAGCGGTTGTTGTGATGATGGCGGTAGTTTGCCACCGGCGCGGCCGCGCGGGGATGGACTTTGGGAGGGGTGCCACGCCAAGGTCCGTTGCAGGCACAAACCCGGCACAGACCCGGGCACAAAAAAAGAGGGCGTGCCGCCGGCATCGCCCTCTTGCTCTACACCCCGCCGGCTCGCGCCGGCGCCCTGGCTTGCGTCAGCGCGCCTTGGCACCCTTGCTGCCGGGCTTGGCCGACGCCTTCACCGCCGGGCCGGACTTGGACTCGCGCGCCACGCGCGCCGGCGCCGCCTTGGTGGTGCGCCGCGGCGAGGCCTCGACCACCACGCGCTTGCGCGGCTCGGCCTTGCCCTTGGCCGAGACCCGGACCACACCGCCCTTGCCGGCCTTTACGCTCCGTTCCGCGCGTTCGGAGCGCTCTTCACGGTCGGCCCGGTCGGCCTGCTCGGCCCGCGCCGCCCGCACCGCGCCGGCGCCACGCACCGGCACCATCAGCACCAGGCTCTGTCCGGCCACCAGCTTGGTGCCGGACAGCTTGTTCCACGACTGCACCTGCCGCGCCGACACGCCATAGCGGCGCGCCACCGAGGCCACCGTATCGCGCCGCCCGGCGCGTACCACCACGCGGCGCGCGTCGGGCAGGTCAGGCTCCATCGCCAGCATCGCGCTGTCGGCCAGGCTCGCGCTGATGTCCTGGTCGTGGCGCCCCGAGCGCGGGATCATCACGGTCGAACCTGCCTTCAGCCGCATGCCCTTGGGGATGCTGTTGATCTCGCGCAGCGTATCGGCGTCGACGTTCAGCCGCGCCGCCAGGGCTTCGACGCGCTCGCGGCCATCCACCGTCACCGCGGTCCAGCTCGAGAGCCCGCCGCGGTAGGTGTTCAGGTTGTACTGGAAGCGCTCGGCATTGTCGAACGGCAGCAGGATCTGCGGATTGGACGCGCCCAGGATCACCGGCCGGTTGAACGACGGGTTGAGCGCCTTGAACTCTTCCACCGACATGTCTGCCAGCTTGGCCGCCAGGTTGACGTCGATATCGCGCGAGGTGGTCACCGTGACGAAGTACGGGTGGTCCGGGATCTCGGGCAGCTTGACCCCGTACGCCGCCGGGTTGGCGATGATGTTCTTGACCGCCTGCAGCTTCGGCACGTAGTAACGTGTCTCGTTGGGCATGGTCAGGCTGGCGTAATCGGTCGGCAGCCCGCGCGCCTGGTTGCGCGCGATCGCGCGCGACACCGCACCCTCGCCCCAGTTGTACGCCGCCAGCGCCAGGTGCCAGTCGCCGAACATGTCATAGAGCCGCGCCAGGTAGTCCAGTGCGGCGTCGGTCGAGGCCAGCACGTCGCGGCGCTCGTCGCGGAACATGTTCTGCTTGAGGTTGTACGACTTGCCCGTGCTCGGGATGAACTGCCACATGCCGGCTGCCTTGGCAGTGGATTGCGCCTGCGGGTTGAACGCGCTCTCGACAAAGGGCAGCAGGGCCAGCTCGGTCGGCATCTTGCGCCGTTCCAGCTCCTCGACGATGTGATACAGGTACCGGCTTGAACGCCCGACCATCCGCTCCATGTATTCCGGCCGCTGCGCATACCACTGGGTGCGGTCGTCGACCAGCGTGCCCTCCAGATCCTCCATGGCGAAGCCGCGCCGGATACGATCCCAGATATCGGTGGACGGCCCGCGCAGCCAGTTCAGGCCGCCCTGGTCGACATTGATGGTGGAAGTGGTAGAAGAAAGCGCCGACTTGTCGCTGAGGGTATTGAGCGGATCCTGGCGCTTGGCAGTCTGGGCGGTCGGGGCGCCGTTGGCATCGGCGTCAGGCGGCGTGGGGGTGCTGGCGCAGGCTGCAAGCAGCGCCGCGCAGGCCACTACCGCCAGTAATCGACCAATTTTCATTAAGTTCTCGAATCGTGACGCTAAAAGGTTGCGTGATGCTAAAAAAAACGGCCTATCGCGTCAATCAGATTTTCTACATAGCAAGGCCGCGCCATTCCTTGCCAGACAAGGGGCGACGGCCGGGACTGCATTATATTCAGTCAGCGGAAATTATCCTTCCAGCCGCGCAGTGCGCCGAATGCAGCGGCGTCGCTATCGGTACTTCCGCCCTGCGCCACCACCGCGTCACGCACCGCTGGCTCGCGCGAACGCAAGAAAGGATTGACCGCGCGCTCGTGGCCGATGGTGGTCGGCAGCGTCGGCTCACCTGCCTCGCGCAGCGCGGCGACCCGGTCCTCCCACGCCGCCAGTGCGGCATTGCCGGGCTCGACTGCTCGCGCAAAGCGTACGTTGCTGCGCGTGTACTCATGCGCGCAATAGACGCGGGTATCGGACGGCAGGGCAGACAGCTTGTCGAGCGACGCCAGCATCTGCGCCGGCGTGCCTTCGAACAGCCGCCCGCAGCCGCTCGCGAACAAGGTATCGCCGCAGAATACCGCGGGACCGGCCTCGCCCAGCTCGCCCACATAGGCGATGTGGCCGGCGGTGTGCCCGGGCACGTCCAGCACGCGCAGCGTCAGCGCCGGCTCGGCCAGTGTCACCACATCGCCTTCGCGCAAGGCCTGGGTGCGCCCGCCGATGCGCTCGCGGACCGGCCCCAGCACCGGCATCGCCTCGCTTGACGGGGTACGCGGGTGTGCCGCCAGCAACTCCGCCACGCCGCCCTGGTGATCGCCGTGGTGATGGGTGATTACAATAGCGCCCAGAGCCAGCCCCTTTTGCGCCAGGAAACGCTCCACCGGCGCAGCCTCGCCGGGATCGACCACGGCGGCGCAACGCCCGTCGTGGATGGCCCAGATATAGTTATCCTGGAATGCCGGGATCGGCTCAACCTTCAACATGCGCGTGCTCCTATGTCCAATCGTCCCACTCGCCCGATTGTAAGCTGGGAAGACTGGCTGGCCTCGCCTCCCGGTGAGTACATGCTGCGCTGGGAAGCCCAGCAGTATGACCGGACCGTGGCCGACGTCTTCGGCTACCACGCAGTGCAGTTAGGCCTGCCTTACATCGACACCCTGCGCGAGAACCGGATGCCGTTCTCGGCGCTGGCGCTGGACCCGTCCAGCGGCCCGCACGGGCCGCGCGCGGCACATCCAGACGCGCGCCAGCTGCTGTGCCGCTTCGACGAGCTGCCATTCGACGAGCAAAGCATCGACCTGGTCACCCTGCCCCATATCCTCGAGTTCACAGAAGACCCGCACGAGGTGCTGCGCGAGGTCTCGCGCGTGCTGATGCCCGAGGGGCGCGTGGTGATCACCTGCTTCAACCCGATGAGCCTGTGGGGCGCGCGCCAGGGCATGAACCGGCTCGGCGCCACGCCCTTCCTGCCCACGGACGCACAGCAAATCGGCTTCGTGCGCATCAAGGACTGGCTCAAGCTGCTCGGCCTCGATATCATCCGCGGCCGCTTCGGCTGCTACTGCCCGCCCTACCGCACCGACCGCTGGCTGCAGCGCGCCGCCTTCATGGAAAAGGCCGGCGACCGCTGGTGGCCGATTTTCGGCGCGGTCTATATGATCTCGGCGATCAAGCGCGTGCGCAATGTGCGCCTGGTCGGCCCGGCCTGGAAGAGCAAGCCGGCGCTGTCGCCGGTGGCGTCGCCCGTGGCCACGCCCACCGGAACGCACGGCAAGACGCCCGGCAAAGCGCGCTGACGCCGCGCGCCTTTTCGCCTCATTCGCCTTCAATGCGCCGCCCGCCACGCGGGCGGCCACTACGGAAACACATGGAAGAAGTCACGATCTACTCCGACGGCGCCTGCAAGGGCAATCCCGGCCGCGGCGGCTGGGGCGCGGTGCTCGTCGCCGGCACCAGCGAGAAAGAACTGTTCGGCGGCGAGCCCAACACTACCAATAACCGCATGGAAATGACCGCGGTGATCGAAGCGCTGCGCGCGCTCAAGCGGCCCTGCACGGTGCGGGTCTACACCGACTCGCAATATGTCCAGAAAGGCATCAGCGAATGGCTGCCCGGCTGGAAGGCGCGCGGCTGGAAGACCGCCGACAAGAAGCCCGTCAAGAACGCCGACCTGTGGCAGGAAATGGACGCGCTGGCGCAGCAACACCAGATTTCCTGGCACTGGGTGCGCGGCCACAACGGCCACCCCGGCAACGAGCGCGCCGATGCGCTGGCCAACCGCGGCGTCGAATCGATCGGACGCTGACGCCTCGCCACAACAACAACCGCGGGGCGCACGCGCCGCTCCGCTAGAATGCCCGCCATGCGACAAATCGTTCTCGATACCGAAACCACCGGCCTGAATGCCGCCACCGGCGACCGCCTGATCGAAATCGGCTGCGTCGAGCTGCTCAACCGCCGCTTGACGGGGCGCCACCTGCACTTCTACGTCAACCCAGAACGCGACATCGACGAAGGCGCGATCGCCGTGCACGGCATCACGCTCGAGTTCCTGGCCGACAAGCCCCGCTTTGCCGACGTCGTCCACGAGATCCGCGAATTCGTCGCCGATGCCGAGCTGATCATCCACAACGCACAGTTCGACCTGGGCTTCCTCGACATGGAATTCCAGCTGCTGGGCCTGCCGCCCTTCCGCCAGCACGCCGGCAATGTGATCGATACCCTGCGCGAAGCGCGCCAGATGTTCCCCGGCAAGCGCAACTCGCTCGATGCACTGTGCGACCGCCTGGGCATCAGCAACGCCCACCGCACGCTGCACGGCGCACTGCTCGATGCCGAACTGCTGGCCGAGGTCTACCTGGCCATGACGCGCGGGCAGGATTCGCTGGTGATCGACATGCTCGACAGCAACGCCGCCAACGGCAACGCGATCGCTTCGGCCGACCTGTCACGCCTGGTGCTGCCCGTGCTGCGCGCCAGCGAAGCCGAACAAGAGGCTCACCTCGCGCTGCTAAAGGGCCTGGACAAGGCCAGCGGCGGCAAGACGGTCTGGCAGGAAGCCATCGCGGACGAGCCGGGAAGCCTTGCTGCCTGACAAAAAATCAAAAAAGGGCTTTACAAGATACAGGGGCCTCGGCATAATCTCATTTCTCCGCTGCACGACGGCAACGACGACGCAGCAGCAGGGGTGGTTAGCTCAGCGGTAGAGCACTGCCTTCACACGGCAGGGGTCACAGGTTCAATCCCTGTACCACCCACCAGATTCGGAAAAGCCAGCCTTGCGCTGGCTTTTCTCATTTCCGGGGTTAGGACGCACTAACCCTTCGATTTCTGGCCTCCCTCGAATCGGTCCGGTTGCCACAAATTTGCCACACGCAAACTTGTGAAGGACCACGAATGGCGACTATTCGGCAACGGGGATCGAACTGGGAAGCCCAGATTCGACGCAAAGGCTGGCCCACCCTCTCCCGCAACTTCTCGACCAAGGGCGACGCCCGGGCATGGGCAACCGTCATTGAGTCCGAGATCGAGCGCGGCGTCTTCATTGATCGCACCGAAGCCGAAAAAAACAGCCTGGGCGATCTGATTCGGAGATACCTGCACGAGGTGTCCGCCCAGAAGAAGGGCGCGCAATCGGAGCGGTATCGTCTCACCGCGATGCTTCGCGATCCCCTTACGCAGGTGAAGGTCGCGGCTTTGTCAGGCAAGCTCATCGCCGAGTGGCGCGACAAACGCCTGAAGCAGGTATCCGGCTCGACAACGAACCGTGACCTGAACCTGATTTCCCACGTGATTAATGTGGCACGCAAAGAATGGGGAATCCACATTGACAATCCCGTGTCGATGATTCGCCGGCCCGCGGAAAATCGCGGGCGCAACCGACGCCTGGGATTTGGAGAGGAGGAACGACTCCTCGCCGCACTCGAAACACCTCCACGCGACCCCAGAGGACGCCTTGCCGGCCCTAGCAATCCCTGGATGCGACCACTCGTGATCGTGGCCATGGAAACCGCCATGCGGCGGGGCGAGTTGCTCTCGCTTCATTGCAGGGATGTCGATCTCAGCGACAGGTACGCTCGTCTTCACGACACCAAGAACGGCTCAGCACGCGATGTACCGCTTTCAACGAGGGCCACGGCCACCCTGGCAACACTCCCTCGTCATATTTCTGGCCGCGTTTTCCCCATTACCGCCGACGCGGTCAAGAAATCGTTCACCCGGGCCGTAGCAAGAGCTGGCCTGGAGGATTTTCATTTCCATGACCTCAGGCATGAGGCAACTAGTCGCATCGCCGACAAATTGGACAATGTACTCGAGCTTTCAGCGGTCACTGGACACAAGTCGCTGTCGATGTTGAAGCGCTACTACCATCCGCGCGCGCGGGATCTCGCGCTAAAGCTCGGATAACGAATAGGCCACAAAACACTGATGCGGCGTATGCAGTGGTAGCACCCACTGCACCCGCCTGACCACAACCAACCTTACAAGGAGGTTTGCTATGGCTGACGCCATTCTAGCCGCGCACCCGCTGCGCACCCTGCCCCAGGACAGCGACCTGTCCTGCGTGCTCGACCTGGAAAACCCGTTCTACATGACTCTGGAGCGGCTGGAAGGGCTGATCACGACCCAGCCAGCGGGCGAGATCCGAGCCTATCTCTATGGCCTGTGGGACATGCGCCGTGCTGCTGTCTACGCCGAGGGAGCCTGACATGCGGCGCGCACTATTGCTAGCCGCCGCCTTGGCCGGAGCCTGCCCGGCAGGGGCCGAGACAGTGGCAGACATCCTGCGGGCTGGCCAAGCCGCTGCGGCAGCGCTTGAAGCCCAGCGGCAGGCAGAGGAACGGGCTGTGTGGAAGGCCAACGAGGAGGCCATCGACAACACCCCGGTGTGGACGTGTACCTGTGTAAATGGTCAGGAGATCTGGAGCTTCAAGACCGTCAGGCAGATACGAGCCGAGAGCGGGGTCAGAACCGAACGCTCGCAGGCCCTATTCAACGCCTACCCGCAGATGAGCACACAACTCAACGCGCAGCTGACCAACCGTTGCCAGTAGTGGTCTATGGCAGGCTTCATGTCGCTCGCCATGAAGCACGAATTCGTTGGACTGCTCTGCACCAGTTGCTCACTGTCTCCTGCCGACCCATTACCGTCATTCAGGTCGCAGGGGCGTCAACGGCCGTTCTCAACTGCTGATTCAACCGGTGGTTGCAACGTATTGAGCGTATTGATGGTTGGTCTTCGGGGAGTTGGGAAAACGGTTCTCCTCGATCAGATGCGACACGACGCCGAAGCCAGCGGCGCTCACACTGTCGTACGGTGATGTCCATGGTATGCCTCTCAGTGGCGTTCAACCTCTTCGGGCTCTTTGGGTTCCGGCCAACCCGCAGGCCGCCATCCGCCTACTTCCTTGAACATAATTAGTTCTGGAATCAAGCATTCGAAGCTCTGGAGAGCCCGTTCCTTGATGAGTCTCCAAAACTCGGCTTTGAAGATTGCAAGCCCCTCCTCAAAATTGTTCAACGCAACGGGCGCAGCTAGGATGGCCGCCTCGTGAGCGCTCTCCATAAAGATTCTCTTCATGACATCATGCGGGTGCGACCACATGACAGTCGCATAGAGAACGTTATGAGCTGACCGCGTGTGTAGCACCGGCATTAACATATGGAAGCCACAGCTTTTATCTCTTAAATACACCCATTCAAGCACCAATTTTGTTTCGTCAAGAAGCTTAATTGATGTGATACGGATTTTGTGAGTCTCCAAGAATGGGCAATCTCTATTTTGCGCGTGAGCTAGCTCCTTCGCTCGTTCAACCACGGCCCGATTCTCGGGCTCGCCTTGCTGAAAAGTCACAACATTTCTCGACTCTCTTAATGGGGGAATCGCTTGTAAGTATTCCTCGCCGATATAAACGAGTCGGTAGCCATCATGGCCAAGATTTCGGTCCCGTTCCGGACACAGCTCAGGGATCCGTGAGTGGGCATTGCCTTCATAGACGGCATGAAGCCATTCAACCTCGTCCAACTTTTTCTGTACGCCGCGCCAAGTGAAAGTGGTATCCAGAAAGAGACCGAACTCCTCGCCGTTCAGTCCCGGCGGATGATCACGGTTGAATTCGCTAAGCCGTGCCGCCATATAGGGCAGCGCCGCGCCGTGATGAGTAGGGGAGTAGGCTTGAAAGGTATCAGCAATGGTCTGGCGCACGCCGACATTAAGCGAGCCCTGCAGTCCGAGGACCGTGTTTGCGTGGGCAGCCAAGGTGGTCCGCATTGGAATCAGGACGAAGCAATCAGAGAGAGGCTGCCTAAAGCGCTCAATACGGTATTGCCGGCGAATCGCCGAGACTATTTGGACCTCGCCGAGTGATCCCGGCAGAGGATGCTGTGAGCCTGTAGTGAATCCACGCGCTGACAGTCGTGATGGATCCGGTGCCAAGCTAAAAGTATCGCCGTTCCTACGCGGTTGGCAGACCCAGTCAAGTAGTTGGGGGTCGCTTAATTGCACAGGATCTGTGATCGCGTCCATAGTCGCCTCGTATAGTTAGTCAGGGCATCATAGTTAGTGCCCTTCGGTGTAGGGCCGCCGCACGCGCCAGGAACAGGATGCGGCGAGCGCGGCCGAGCAGTTTGCTGCTCGACGAGATCGAGTAGGCGCAGAACGGTCTTCGGCATCGGTCTGCCTCCCTTCGGTCGCACCTCCGGATCGTGACTGAATGGCGCATACCTTCCTCCTGCCTGAGCATGCGCCGACGATGCTTTAAGTCTAGTCCAAGGGGAAAAAGCCGCGCGGGACGCGCGCGAGGCTGCATCGAACCGTGCGTCACGCGATGCCTCCTAAGACCCAAGGCGGCGGAGGTCCCGGACGTGCCCATGCGGCTGGAGTTCAGGCCCGGCGAGGCCGCCCAGATCCGACTTCGGTGCCGGTCCGACGCTCACCGATGTGTACACCGGCGAGATCCACAAGACCTGGTACTTCGTCATGACGCTGTGCTGGTCCCGGCATCAGTACGTCGAGCTCGTGCGCGACCAGACCATTGCCACCTGGCTGCAGTGTCACCGACATGCCTTCGAATGGTTCCATGGGGTGCCGGCGCGGCTCATTATCGACAACCCCAAGTGCGCCATCATCAGGGCCTGCCTGTATGAGCCGAACGTCCAGCGGGCCTACGCCCAATGTGCCGAGGGCTATGGCTTCCGCATTGATCCCTGTCCGCCACGGGACCCACAGAAGAAGGGCATCGTGGAATCGGGAGTCAAGTACGTAAAGAACAGCTTCGGGCCCCTACGCGACTTCCGCGACCTCGCCGATGCCAACCGTCAGGTGCGCGCCTGGGTCATGGCTGAGGCCGGCATTCGTATCCACGGCAGACCCGGCGTACCTGTGTCACGTCCATGCCCTCGGCCTCCGCGATCTCGGCCACCGACGCCGCCCGCTGCTCGCCCAGCAGGCGTTGCCAGTGGTGCGCCAGCCCGAGCGCCCGCATCAGCGCGGTGCCAAAGCACGACCCGACCCGGGCTCACCCTTACATCTGTATCCTACGATCGGCTACGGGCATCTCTGCGATCCGAGGCACCCACCGATCACGGAGGCCGAGGCAGAGCGCTACCTGGCGC includes the following:
- a CDS encoding lytic transglycosylase (K08307: mltD, dniR; membrane-bound lytic murein transglycosylase D [EC:3.2.1.-]), encoding MKIGRLLAVVACAALLAACASTPTPPDADANGAPTAQTAKRQDPLNTLSDKSALSSTTSTINVDQGGLNWLRGPSTDIWDRIRRGFAMEDLEGTLVDDRTQWYAQRPEYMERMVGRSSRYLYHIVEELERRKMPTELALLPFVESAFNPQAQSTAKAAGMWQFIPSTGKSYNLKQNMFRDERRDVLASTDAALDYLARLYDMFGDWHLALAAYNWGEGAVSRAIARNQARGLPTDYASLTMPNETRYYVPKLQAVKNIIANPAAYGVKLPEIPDHPYFVTVTTSRDIDVNLAAKLADMSVEEFKALNPSFNRPVILGASNPQILLPFDNAERFQYNLNTYRGGLSSWTAVTVDGRERVEALAARLNVDADTLREINSIPKGMRLKAGSTVMIPRSGRHDQDISASLADSAMLAMEPDLPDARRVVVRAGRRDTVASVARRYGVSARQVQSWNKLSGTKLVAGQSLVLMVPVRGAGAVRAARAEQADRADREERSERAERSVKAGKGGVVRVSAKGKAEPRKRVVVEASPRRTTKAAPARVARESKSGPAVKASAKPGSKGAKAR
- a CDS encoding DNA polymerase III subunit epsilon (K02342: DPO3E, dnaQ; DNA polymerase III subunit epsilon [EC:2.7.7.7]) is translated as MPAMRQIVLDTETTGLNAATGDRLIEIGCVELLNRRLTGRHLHFYVNPERDIDEGAIAVHGITLEFLADKPRFADVVHEIREFVADAELIIHNAQFDLGFLDMEFQLLGLPPFRQHAGNVIDTLREARQMFPGKRNSLDALCDRLGISNAHRTLHGALLDAELLAEVYLAMTRGQDSLVIDMLDSNAANGNAIASADLSRLVLPVLRASEAEQEAHLALLKGLDKASGGKTVWQEAIADEPGSLAA
- a CDS encoding SAM-dependent methyltransferase; this translates as MSNRPTRPIVSWEDWLASPPGEYMLRWEAQQYDRTVADVFGYHAVQLGLPYIDTLRENRMPFSALALDPSSGPHGPRAAHPDARQLLCRFDELPFDEQSIDLVTLPHILEFTEDPHEVLREVSRVLMPEGRVVITCFNPMSLWGARQGMNRLGATPFLPTDAQQIGFVRIKDWLKLLGLDIIRGRFGCYCPPYRTDRWLQRAAFMEKAGDRWWPIFGAVYMISAIKRVRNVRLVGPAWKSKPALSPVASPVATPTGTHGKTPGKAR
- the prpE gene encoding acetyl-CoA synthetase (catalyzes the formation of propionyl-CoA using propionate as a substrate; PrpE from Ralstonia solanacearum can produce acetyl-, propionyl-, butyryl- and acrylyl-coenzyme A, and Salmonella enterica produces propionyl- and butyryl-coenzyme A; not expressed in Escherichia coli when grown on propionate/minimal media; ATP-dependent~K01908: E6.2.1.17, prpE; propionyl-CoA synthetase [EC:6.2.1.17]); translation: MTASHAVHARSLADPEGFWAEQAARIDWETPFDKVLDNSRAPFTRWFVGGRTNLCHNAVDRHLAARASQPALHWISTETDQSRSFTYAELHDEVNRMAAILQALGVQKGDRVLIYMPMIPQAAFAMLACARIGAIHSVVFGGFASVSLAARIDDAQPRVVISADAGSRGGKVVPYKPLLDEAIRLSSHQPEKVLLVDRQLAGMPRTEGRDEDYAAWRDRVAGEQVPCVWLESSEPSYVLYTSGTTGKPKGVQRDTGGYAVALATSMEYIFCGKPGDTMFTASDIGWVVGHSYIVYGPLLAGMTTLMYEGTPIRPDGGILWRLVEQYKVNLMFSAPTAIRVLKKQDPAWLTRYDLSSLRLLFLAGEPLDEPTARWIQDGLGKPVVDNYWQTESGWPILAIQRGIEPLPPKLGSPGVPAYGYDLKIVDENTGEECPSNQKGVVAIDGPLPPGCMSTVWGDDDRFVRTYWQAVPNRLCYSTFDWGVRDEDGYVFILGRTDDVINVAGHRLGTREIEESLSSNAAVAEVAVVGVQDALKGQVAMAFCIARDPARTATTADRLALEGDLMKTVEQQLGAVARPARVFFVNALPKTRSGKLLRRAMQAVAEGRDPGDLTTIEDPGALEQIQSALKV
- a CDS encoding hydroxyacylglutathione hydrolase (K01069: E3.1.2.6, gloB; hydroxyacylglutathione hydrolase [EC:3.1.2.6]), producing the protein MLKVEPIPAFQDNYIWAIHDGRCAAVVDPGEAAPVERFLAQKGLALGAIVITHHHGDHQGGVAELLAAHPRTPSSEAMPVLGPVRERIGGRTQALREGDVVTLAEPALTLRVLDVPGHTAGHIAYVGELGEAGPAVFCGDTLFASGCGRLFEGTPAQMLASLDKLSALPSDTRVYCAHEYTRSNVRFARAVEPGNAALAAWEDRVAALREAGEPTLPTTIGHERAVNPFLRSREPAVRDAVVAQGGSTDSDAAAFGALRGWKDNFR
- the rnhA gene encoding ribonuclease H (An endonuclease that specifically degrades the RNA strand of RNA-DNA hybrids~K03469: E3.1.26.4A, RNASEH1, rnhA; ribonuclease HI [EC:3.1.26.4]) → MEEVTIYSDGACKGNPGRGGWGAVLVAGTSEKELFGGEPNTTNNRMEMTAVIEALRALKRPCTVRVYTDSQYVQKGISEWLPGWKARGWKTADKKPVKNADLWQEMDALAQQHQISWHWVRGHNGHPGNERADALANRGVESIGR
- a CDS encoding integrase, giving the protein MATIRQRGSNWEAQIRRKGWPTLSRNFSTKGDARAWATVIESEIERGVFIDRTEAEKNSLGDLIRRYLHEVSAQKKGAQSERYRLTAMLRDPLTQVKVAALSGKLIAEWRDKRLKQVSGSTTNRDLNLISHVINVARKEWGIHIDNPVSMIRRPAENRGRNRRLGFGEEERLLAALETPPRDPRGRLAGPSNPWMRPLVIVAMETAMRRGELLSLHCRDVDLSDRYARLHDTKNGSARDVPLSTRATATLATLPRHISGRVFPITADAVKKSFTRAVARAGLEDFHFHDLRHEATSRIADKLDNVLELSAVTGHKSLSMLKRYYHPRARDLALKLG